A window of the Dryobates pubescens isolate bDryPub1 chromosome 36, bDryPub1.pri, whole genome shotgun sequence genome harbors these coding sequences:
- the MAP3K14 gene encoding mitogen-activated protein kinase kinase kinase 14 has translation MAVMGITCQAAPEPAFKQKKELTGSKGLKEAASEKQSSVCKVEDSKKVIFHSQWKILNDVITKGTAKEETEGGCASISIIAQAECENSQEFSPTLSERSFIAHSKRYSRSDSLDQIPNNVAHATEGKMAPRRGRRRGRARRKRHKKRAKLKAQTGAAARRAPRTPEQESCTPIPVQEDESHPNTLYRNSFWASEFTKGLVHDPLPFEKAGQVLPTLKPPSPRSQYKAELHKLISPIQCLNHVWKQQAQRDSVPQPETLHPFPYNIIPPHVPPLESPLHALKHSALEPYFHGELGYRESQHRFSGLSLEYSFPKCATQSIPTSSDKISVEEYLVDALKGSVSLGEPQNLASLAKTWRGGALDPKEQFDEADENEGVLLNEKLKPVDYEYREEVHWTKCHGSLGIGSFGEVYKIEDKQTGFQCAAKKVQVEHFRAEELTTCAALTSPSVVPLYGAVKEGPWVTIFMKLMEGGSLGQLIKQSGCLPEDRALSYLGQALEGLEYLHAQNILHGDVKAENVLLSDDGSRALLCDFGHSAHLHPDGLGKCLVTGNYVPGTETHMAPEVVMGKRCDSKVDIWSSCCMMLHMLNGCHPWTQYYNHPLCLKIAKEPPPLREIPPSCNPLTAEIIKMGLEKEPVQRASASELKTKASVALEEVGGVTSPWKGEYREPRHFSLHKDNNPQTSLSPTVSPVSETASDPKLPDKVSCASPVLPPASLEQTEEVEGTSWNMCKELPEAWDPPPLSSTPLPLKSCSHVERATTISEQELQQLEIELFLNSLSQPYSLEEQEQMLSCLSIDSPFVSDASERNSMKASHSLRDTMSSGIHSWSSQAEGQSCSWNNLRSRGRHADTPSCFNGVKIQIQLLSGENLHIRDFHRTKVGDIATGISSQIPVPAFSLVTKEGQPVHYDMEVPDSGIELQCTLAPDCSVSWSWRVKHGQLENRP, from the exons ATGGCTGTGATGGGAATTacctgccaggcagctcctgagccagccTTCAAGCAGAAGAAGGAGCTCACAGGCAGCAAGGGGCTGAAGGAGGCAGCAAgtgaaaagcagagcagtgtcTGCAAAGTGGAGGATTCAAAGAAGGTCATCTTCCACAGTCAGTGGAAAATCCTCAATGATGTCATCACCAAAGGAAcagcaaaagaagaaacagaaggagGCTGTGCATCAATTTCTATTATTGCCCAAGCAGAGT GTGAGAACAGTCAGGAGTTCAGCCCTACCTTGTCAGAGAGATCCTTCATTGCTCACAGCAAGCGTTACAG CCGCTCAGACAGCCTCGACCAAATCCCCAACAATGTTGCCCACGCCACGGAGGGGAAGATGGCAccgcggcggggccggcggcgcggcagggccaggaggaagcGCCACAAGAAGAGAGCCAAGCTGAAAGCACAgacaggggctgctgccaggagggctCCCAGAACTCCAGAGCAAGAGAGCTGCACTCCAATTCCTGTCCAG gAGGATGAGTCACACCCAAACACTCTTTACAGAAACAGTTTCTGGGCTTCAGAATTCACCAAGGGCTTGGTTCATGATCCACTGCCATTTGAGAAAGCAGGGCAAGTGCTGCCCACCCTCAAGCCCCCCTCCCCGAGGAGCCAGTACAAAGCCGAGCTGCACAAGCTGATAAGCCCCATTCAGTGCCTTAACCATGTTTGGAAGCAGCAGGCCCAGAGGGACAGTGTCCCCCAGCCTGAAACTCTCCATCCTTTTCCCTACAACATCATCCCCCCTCATGTCCCACCCCTGGAGAGCCCTCTGCATGCCCTGAAGCACAGTGCTCTGGAGCCTTACTTCCACGGGGAGCTCGGCTATCGGGAGAGCCAGCATCGCTTCTCTGGCCTCAGCCTCGAGTACAGCTTCCCCAAATGTGCCACCCAGTCCATCCCAACCAGCTCAGACAAGATTTCTGTGGAGGAATACTTGGTGGATGCCTTGAAGGGGAGTGTGAGCCTTGGTGAGCCACAGAACTTAGCCAGCCTGGCCAAGACGTGGCGAGGAGGTGCTCTGGACCCGAAGGAGCAGTTTGATGAAGCAGATGAAAACGAAGGGGTGCTGCTGAATGAG AAGCTGAAGCCAGTGGACTATGAGTACCGAGAGGAGGTTCACTGGACCAAGTGCCATGGCTCTCTGGGCATTGGCTCCTTTGGAGAGGTGTACAAAATAGAGGACAAACAGACAGGATTTCAGTGTGCTGCCAAGAAG GTGCAAGTGGAACACTTCCGTGCCGAGGAGCTCACCACCTGCGCTGCCCTCACCAGCCCCAGCGTTGTGCCCCTCTATGGAGCTGTGAAGGAAGGACCTTGGGTGACCATCTTCATGAAGCTGATGGAGG GTGGCTCCTTAGGACAACTAATCAAACAGAGTGGCTGCCTGCCAGAGGACAGAGCCCTCAGTTACCTGGGCCAGGCACTGGAGGGCTTGGAGTATCTTCATGCTCAAAACATCCTCCATGGAGATGTGAAAG CGGAGAACGTGCTGCTGTCCGACGAcgggagcagagctctgctgtgtgacTTTGGCCACTCTGCTCACCTCCACCCTGATGGCCTGGGGAAGTGCTTGGTCACAG GGAACTACGTGCCTGGCACGGAGACGCACATGGCGCCCGAGGTGGTGATGGGCAAGCGCTGCGACTCCAAGGTGGAcatctggagcagctgctgtatGATGCTTCATATGCTCAATGGCTGCCACCCTTGGACCCAGTATTACAATCACCCACTGTGCCTCAAG ATAGCTAAAGAGCCACCTCCTCTGAGGGAAATTCCACCTTCCTGCAACCCTCTCACTGCTGAGATTATCAAaatggggctggagaaggagccTGTGCAGAGAGCATCAGCCTCAGAGCTCAAAACCAAGGCCAGTGTCGCGCTTGAAGAAG TGGGAGGTGTGACAAGCCCCTGGAAAGGTGAATACAGAGAGCCCAGGCATTTCTCTCTGCACAAAGACAACAACCCACAGACCTCCCTGTCCCCCACAGTGAGCCCAGTTTCTGAGACTGCTTCTGACCCCAAACTGCCAGACAAAGTGTCCTGTGCAAGCCCAGTCCTCCCACCAGCATCCCTGGAGCAAacagaggaggtggaggggaccTCTTGGAACATGTGCAAGGAGTTACCAGAGGCCTGGGACCCTCCACCTCTCTCCTCCACTCCTCTCCccctgaagagctgcagccatGTGGAGAGAGCCACAACCATTTCAGAGCAAGAGCTTCAGCAGCTGGAAATAG AGCTCTTTCTGAacagcctgtcccagccctACTCCCTGGAGGAGCAAGAGCAAatgctgtcctgcctcagcATCGACAGCCCCTTCGTGTCGGACGCCAGCGAGAGG AACTCCATGAAGGCTTCCCATAGCCTGAGGGACACGATGAGCTCTGGGATTCACTCCTGGAGCAGCCAGGccgaggggcagagctgcagctggaacaACCTGCGGAGCCGCGGCCGGCACGCCGacacccccagctgcttcaACG GAGTCAAAATCCAGATCCAGCTGCTAAGTGGAGAGAATTTGCACATCAGGGATTTCCACAGGACAAAGGTGGGAGACATTGCCACTGGGATCAGCAGCCAG ATCCCAGTCCCTGCTTTCAGCCTGGTCACTAAAGAAGGGCAGCCAGTTCACTATGACATGGAGGTGCCAGACTCCGGGATCGAGCTGCAGTGCACCCTGGCCCCCGACTGCAGCGTCAGCTGGAGCTGGCGAGTCAAGCACGGCCAGCTGGAGAACAGGCCATGa